A region of Lycium barbarum isolate Lr01 chromosome 3, ASM1917538v2, whole genome shotgun sequence DNA encodes the following proteins:
- the LOC132631797 gene encoding receptor-like serine/threonine-protein kinase At4g25390 yields the protein MPSRPLPPPPPPRPRVHHHLLPPLAGGIAAAAAASLLILFTFCFRKINLKKKTAPSPNSGSSKPPHRFTYTSLKRATCNFSPSLRLGQGGFGSVYSGTIKSPSPNSNNISVAVKVMDSGSLQGEREFQNELFFAGKMNSKHIVSTIGFSSDKRGRRMLLVYELLVNGSLQDCLLHRKCSELKDWGKRFSIAVDIAKGLEYLHHFCDPPAIHGDIKPSNILLDDDFNAKIGDFGLARLKVEDQVEIDVKKESPLRNGVEDNGSVVEETESVITVNGVEQSPESFSVSGVELSPEAPVVSPRTVADMASPSEGIEKTSLSEGNFDRSSIDSGVEIGHKKKSGVKKKRSITGKDWWWKQDTGGTDSGVVKDYVMEWIGNEIKKERPKTDWIGASSSSGKPEKKKHKKRLDWWVSLDDEKNVKKEKRRPAREWWKEEYCEELARKKKKKKKQQGGIGSISDDCHSESWWPRDDELYTANKKKKRSRSRSSKSSMDWWLDGFSSELRRARKNSYDSASGEIPKSGGTGISSTPSMRGTVCYVAPEYGSCGDLSEKCDVYSYGVLLLVLIAGRRPLQVTGSPMSEFQRANLLSWARHLARAGKLLDLVDQSVSVESLDKEQALLCITVALLCLQKSPARRPSMKEVVGMLSGDLEAPQLPVELSPSPPSHFPYKSHKKVR from the coding sequence ATGCCATCTCGTCcactaccaccaccaccaccaccacggcCACGTGTACACCACCATCTACTTCCACCACTCGCCGGCGGTATCGCTGCCGCCGCCGCCGCCTCACTCCTTATACTCTTCACTTTCTGCTTCCGTAAAATCAACCTTAAAAAAAAAACCGCCCCATCTCCTAACTCCGGTTCATCAAAACCCCCTCACCGGTTCACCTACACCTCTCTCAAACGCGCCACGTGTAACTTCTCCCCTTCTCTCCGTTTGGGCCAAGGCGGGTTCGGGTCGGTCTACAGCGGAACCATCAAAAGCCCAAGCCCAAATTCTAATAATATCTCTGTTGCTGTTAAAGTAATGGACTCAGGTTCCTTACAAGGTGAACGTGAATTCCAAAATGAACTCTTTTTCGCTGGAAAAATGAACTCTAAACACATTGTTTCAACTATTGGTTTCTCTTCAGACAAAAGAGGTCGTCGTATGTTGTTAGTTTACGAGCTTTTGGTTAATGGTAGTTTACAAGACTGTCTTTTACATCGTAAATGTAGTGAATTAAAGGATTGGGGAAAGAGGTTTTCGATTGCGGTTGATATAGCTAAAGGGTTGGAGTATTTGCATCATTTTTGTGATCCACCAGCTATTCATGGTGATATTAAGCCTAGTAATATACTATTGGATGACGATTTTAATGCAAAGATCGGGGATTTCGGATTGGCGAGGTTGAAAGTAGAGGATCAAGTTGAGATTGATGTGAAAAAGGAGAGTCCTTTACGAAATGGGGTTGAGGATAATGGGTCTGTGGTTGAGGAAACTGAGAGTGTGATTACTGTTAATGGGGTTGAACAGTCGCCTGAGAGTTTTTCGGTTAGTGGGGTGGAATTGTCACCTGAGGCACCTGTGGTGTCTCCGAGAACGGTGGCAGATATGGCGTCCCCGTCTGAGGGGATTGAAAAAACGAGTCTTTCGGAGGGTAATTTTGATCGGTCGAGTATAGATAGTGGGGTTGAAATTGGTCATAAGAAGAAGAGTGgggtgaagaagaagaggagTATTACGGGGAAAGATTGGTGGTGGAAGCAAGATACGGGTGGAACGGATTCGGGAGTTGTGAAGGATTATGTAATGGAATGGATTGGGAATGAGATCAAGAAGGAGAGGCCTAAGACAGATTGGATTGGGGCTTCGTCGAGTTCAGGGAAACCGGAAAAGAAGAAACATAAGAAGCGATTAGATTGGTGGGTTTCATTGGATGATGAAAAAAATGTGAAGAAGGAGAAGAGGAGACCTGCGAGGGAGTGGTGGAAAGAGGAGTATTGTGAGGAGCTTGctaggaagaaaaagaaaaagaagaagcaacAGGGCGGAATTGGTTCAATTAGTGATGATTGTCATAGTGAGTCTTGGTGGCCAAGGGATGATGAGTTGTATACtgctaataagaagaagaaaaggagtaGGAGCAGGAGCAGTAAAAGTAGCATGGATTGGTGGTTGGATGGATTTAGTAGTGAGCTTCGGAGAGCTCGGAAGAATAGTTACGATTCTGCTAGTGGGGAGATACCTAAAAGTGGTGGTACTGGTATCAGTAGCACTCCTAGCATGAGAGGAACTGTGTGTTACGTTGCACCAGAATATGGTAGCTGTGGGGATCTATCTGAAAAGTGTGATGTTTATAGCTATGGGGTGCTTTTATTAGTTCTTATTGCTGGGCGTAGGCCACTTCAGGTGACAGGGTCACCTATGTCCGAATTCCAGCGTGCTAATCTTCTCTCTTGGGCACGTCACCTTGCCCGAGCAGGGAAGCTTCTTGATCTGGTTGATCAGTCTGTTAGTGTTGAATCATTAGACAAAGAACAAGCATTACTTTGCATCACTGTTGCCCTGCTCTGCTTGCAGAAGTCACCTGCCCGCCGACCATCAATGAAAGAAGTAGTGGGGATGCTTTCCGGGGATTTAGAAGCTCCCCAGTTACCAGTCGAGCTTTCACCCTCACCCCCCTCCCACTTCCCTTACAAATCCCACAAGAAGGTTCGGTGA